Proteins from a genomic interval of Treponema primitia ZAS-1:
- a CDS encoding type II toxin-antitoxin system HicB family antitoxin, giving the protein MNKYEIIVYWSDIDNAYIAEVPELAGCMADGQSYSEAVQNADVVIFEWLETAHLLGRDIPVPKGKLLYA; this is encoded by the coding sequence ATGAATAAATATGAAATTATTGTTTATTGGAGCGATATTGATAATGCGTACATTGCGGAAGTTCCGGAATTAGCCGGATGTATGGCCGATGGTCAATCCTACAGCGAAGCGGTTCAAAATGCCGATGTGGTCATCTTTGAATGGCTTGAAACGGCTCACCTTTTGGGTCGGGATATTCCTGTTCCTAAGGGCAAATTACTCTACGCATAA
- a CDS encoding type II toxin-antitoxin system HicA family toxin: MCGKLFLTVMGTYDKLVQSILSGRQDQSFRFSEITHLLLALGFSERIKGSHHIYYRPDISEIINIQPNGSQAKPYQVKQVRNIMVKYQLEVPHE; the protein is encoded by the coding sequence ATGTGTGGTAAGTTATTTTTAACAGTAATGGGTACGTATGATAAACTGGTACAGAGCATTTTATCCGGAAGGCAAGACCAATCATTCAGGTTCTCGGAAATCACCCATTTATTGCTTGCCCTTGGTTTCTCTGAACGGATAAAAGGAAGCCATCATATATATTACCGGCCGGATATTTCTGAAATTATCAATATCCAGCCGAATGGTTCCCAGGCAAAACCGTACCAAGTGAAACAGGTGCGGAATATCATGGTAAAGTATCAACTGGAGGTACCACATGAATAA
- a CDS encoding 5-formyltetrahydrofolate cyclo-ligase, translating into MASPKQELRKTLRRQLAELSPEIFRNEGIRAAEFMAAYPAWTNAETILLFLSAPGEIETAPLLDLAFKQGKKVFLPKVEGDIARFFRIKSAEGPWQTGAFGIREPLIGELSEEFPSPAGKIHTPGEKAALMVVPGMAFDKQGNRMGHGKGYYDKFFAKLDGLGVPYIRVALCLEQQILPEVPTDPWDKKMDTICSGAGLMSIL; encoded by the coding sequence ATGGCGAGCCCTAAACAGGAACTTCGAAAAACCCTAAGGCGGCAGCTTGCGGAACTCAGTCCGGAAATCTTCCGGAACGAAGGTATCCGGGCGGCGGAATTTATGGCGGCTTATCCAGCCTGGACGAACGCCGAAACGATATTGCTCTTCCTCTCCGCTCCCGGAGAAATCGAAACGGCGCCCCTTTTGGACCTGGCCTTTAAGCAGGGGAAAAAGGTTTTTCTGCCCAAGGTTGAGGGGGATATCGCGCGGTTTTTCCGTATCAAGTCTGCCGAGGGTCCCTGGCAAACCGGGGCTTTCGGTATACGGGAACCTTTAATTGGAGAACTGTCCGAAGAGTTTCCATCCCCGGCCGGGAAAATTCATACCCCTGGCGAGAAGGCAGCGCTGATGGTAGTGCCTGGCATGGCCTTCGATAAGCAGGGCAACCGCATGGGCCATGGCAAGGGGTATTACGACAAGTTTTTCGCCAAGCTGGACGGGCTCGGCGTGCCCTATATTAGGGTGGCGCTTTGTCTGGAACAACAGATACTGCCCGAAGTGCCGACCGATCCTTGGGATAAAAAGATGGATACCATTTGCTCCGGAGCGGGTTTAATGAGTATTTTATAG
- a CDS encoding DUF6657 family protein — MGRIKSALELALERTESVKSDKGTIDQFEAKQRGKKLANAFLENPKDGLEGELKKTPKEQLGALKQGIFDVLIAQVTLPITKDDEKRIETAGKGLQAVIGDSRFGGLYKQFLQALSQYLGELAQYDEAIRRQYAPKLRQKEEELARRLGRHVQIDPFQDPEFVAFYNQNMNALKGNYQAMADEVRKQAAELFGQP, encoded by the coding sequence ATGGGTAGGATAAAAAGCGCTCTGGAATTGGCCCTGGAAAGGACCGAATCCGTAAAGAGCGATAAGGGCACCATTGATCAGTTTGAGGCAAAGCAGCGGGGGAAAAAGCTGGCCAATGCTTTTTTGGAGAATCCCAAGGACGGGCTGGAGGGGGAATTGAAAAAGACCCCCAAGGAACAGCTGGGAGCTCTGAAACAGGGCATATTCGATGTGCTTATTGCCCAGGTTACCCTTCCGATTACCAAGGATGATGAAAAACGGATCGAAACCGCCGGGAAGGGCCTCCAGGCGGTGATTGGGGATTCCCGTTTCGGGGGGTTGTACAAACAATTCCTTCAGGCGCTTTCCCAGTATTTAGGCGAACTGGCCCAGTACGACGAAGCCATACGCCGGCAGTATGCCCCCAAGCTACGCCAAAAGGAAGAAGAACTGGCCCGGCGCCTTGGCCGGCATGTGCAGATAGACCCCTTCCAGGACCCGGAATTCGTGGCATTTTACAATCAGAACATGAACGCCCTCAAGGGTAACTACCAGGCTATGGCGGATGAGGTCCGGAAACAGGCGGCGGAGCTGTTTGGACAGCCCTGA
- a CDS encoding CapA family protein yields MLITLGIIGRNFSEATPLEANFREAEFQTAYSFTQGLLEGANQLPSDLSLVQPDSIVRDLTLELYSQWQFEVENNDVSHSEAFTLSRTYLVPRDTAQNGRRDTTLEACLAGAETLVPLRELSPPMIALRVDGLSAGDEGYPLIWETRARFPADTEGQGGRDRKKEARVESLRIEIETLLRERLLAADPLLETRPRLFWLATAGDLMLGRGAGDILLREGPGGIFGETAGLFMAADLAIVNLEGAVSSRGSRVEKTYNFRFPPVMAGALQQAGIDAVLLANNHIYDFGPDAFLDTLSHLEAAGIGILGAGRNLEAAASPFVFTGDGTGLLPVHAFGIASYPREASGWDGLSITAGENKPGILHAGRGGADKLKERFSTEALDMVFFHGGSEWTTAPDARTRGIYTELIKAGADIIIGSHPHIVQGFEWIDGKPIFWSLGNFVFAGMENTGGGDEGLFLQLGFLGERLVYIEPLPLTLSGPRTKIAPMEELKTFYTRSR; encoded by the coding sequence ATGTTGATCACCCTGGGGATTATTGGCCGTAATTTCTCGGAAGCTACCCCCTTGGAAGCGAATTTTCGTGAAGCGGAGTTTCAAACTGCGTATTCCTTCACCCAGGGGCTCCTTGAAGGGGCGAACCAGCTTCCATCAGACCTGAGTCTGGTCCAGCCGGATAGCATCGTCCGGGATTTGACCCTGGAGCTCTATTCCCAATGGCAGTTTGAAGTTGAAAATAACGACGTTTCCCATAGCGAAGCCTTTACCCTATCCAGGACCTACCTGGTTCCCCGGGATACTGCCCAGAATGGCCGGAGGGATACCACCCTCGAAGCCTGTCTGGCCGGAGCGGAGACCCTGGTACCCCTGCGGGAATTATCCCCCCCGATGATAGCCCTCCGGGTGGATGGCCTTTCGGCTGGAGATGAGGGTTACCCCCTGATCTGGGAAACCAGGGCACGGTTCCCGGCAGATACGGAAGGGCAGGGAGGTCGGGATAGAAAAAAAGAGGCTAGGGTAGAGTCTCTGAGGATAGAAATTGAAACCCTATTACGGGAGCGGCTCCTGGCGGCGGATCCGCTGCTGGAAACCAGACCCCGGCTGTTCTGGCTTGCCACTGCCGGCGACCTGATGCTGGGCCGCGGCGCCGGGGACATACTCCTCCGGGAAGGGCCCGGGGGAATCTTTGGAGAAACCGCCGGTCTGTTTATGGCGGCGGACCTTGCTATCGTGAACCTGGAAGGAGCGGTGAGCAGCCGGGGAAGCAGGGTGGAGAAGACCTACAACTTCCGCTTTCCCCCGGTAATGGCCGGAGCTTTGCAGCAAGCGGGTATTGACGCGGTGCTCCTGGCCAATAACCATATCTACGATTTCGGCCCCGATGCTTTTCTGGATACCCTGAGCCACCTGGAAGCCGCCGGTATCGGCATACTTGGCGCGGGGCGGAACCTGGAAGCCGCCGCATCGCCCTTTGTGTTTACCGGGGACGGAACGGGGCTTCTCCCGGTTCATGCTTTTGGCATAGCATCCTATCCCCGTGAAGCCAGCGGCTGGGATGGCCTTTCTATAACCGCCGGGGAAAACAAACCGGGGATACTCCATGCCGGCCGGGGCGGAGCGGACAAGCTGAAGGAAAGGTTTTCCACCGAAGCCCTGGACATGGTGTTCTTCCATGGGGGCAGCGAGTGGACCACCGCGCCGGACGCCCGGACCCGGGGCATATACACGGAGCTGATCAAGGCCGGGGCGGATATCATCATCGGCTCCCATCCCCACATCGTTCAGGGCTTTGAGTGGATTGACGGTAAGCCCATCTTCTGGTCCCTGGGGAATTTTGTCTTTGCGGGGATGGAAAATACCGGCGGCGGGGATGAGGGGCTTTTTTTACAGCTGGGATTTCTGGGGGAAAGGCTTGTCTACATCGAGCCCCTTCCCCTTACCCTGTCCGGCCCCCGGACAAAAATTGCCCCCATGGAGGAGCTTAAAACTTTTTATACCCGGTCCAGGTAA
- the rpmB gene encoding 50S ribosomal protein L28: MSRTCDICGKHTITGNKVSHAKNHTRRTWKPNLLKIKTEIQGTTVTLKICARCLKSDYITKKV, translated from the coding sequence ATGTCCCGTACCTGCGATATTTGCGGCAAGCACACCATCACCGGAAATAAGGTAAGCCACGCAAAGAATCATACCCGGCGTACCTGGAAGCCGAATTTACTCAAGATAAAGACCGAAATTCAGGGTACCACGGTAACCCTTAAGATCTGCGCCCGCTGCCTTAAAAGTGACTATATCACCAAAAAGGTCTAG
- a CDS encoding DUF2259 domain-containing protein, producing the protein MLQRKSFYLVIAALVFGGLYLWAGDNASFVDLGFSPDGRVYMFAQYGVESRTLRPWADLGVVDVPRNNFVPGGRVSYTHTDTVVPGQDGSGALFRLITQNSTLADRYGINFLRQGQPLFISLETSNGPGDGGETIEFRDFQTNTSYKATVIPTLEGYGANMKSSFVINVEKTARDGSKRSYTVGTPQIKRPLISSYRIRKVMTAPQDGSLIFVIEMKKPGEGGFDLRYMVEALKL; encoded by the coding sequence ATGTTGCAACGAAAATCGTTCTACCTTGTGATAGCCGCCCTTGTTTTCGGCGGTTTATACCTTTGGGCGGGGGATAACGCGTCTTTTGTCGACCTTGGATTTTCTCCTGACGGCAGGGTGTATATGTTTGCCCAATACGGGGTCGAATCAAGAACCCTCAGACCCTGGGCGGATCTGGGGGTGGTGGATGTGCCCAGGAACAACTTTGTACCCGGAGGCAGGGTTTCTTATACCCATACCGATACGGTAGTCCCGGGTCAGGATGGCTCCGGCGCCCTGTTCAGGCTCATTACCCAGAATAGTACCCTGGCGGATCGCTACGGGATCAATTTCCTTCGCCAGGGACAGCCCCTCTTTATTTCCCTGGAAACCTCTAATGGCCCGGGGGATGGCGGTGAGACCATCGAATTCCGGGATTTCCAGACCAATACATCCTACAAAGCCACGGTGATCCCTACCCTTGAAGGATACGGCGCCAATATGAAATCCTCCTTTGTTATCAATGTTGAAAAAACTGCCAGGGACGGTTCCAAACGGTCCTATACCGTGGGTACCCCCCAGATAAAGCGGCCCCTGATCAGCTCCTACCGTATACGGAAAGTAATGACCGCCCCCCAGGATGGTTCACTTATTTTTGTAATCGAGATGAAGAAACCCGGGGAAGGGGGTTTTGATCTCCGTTACATGGTGGAAGCCCTGAAACTTTAA
- the trxA gene encoding thioredoxin, with amino-acid sequence MSSEVTITKDNFDAEVLQSPIPVLVDFWAVWCGPCKMIAPMLEDIAGEYSGRLKVGKINVDEQGDLAGQHNVVSIPTLALYKGGKIQAQAAGAMPKHEIVNFFKAFI; translated from the coding sequence ATGAGCAGTGAAGTAACGATAACTAAGGATAATTTTGACGCCGAGGTTCTGCAGTCCCCTATCCCGGTTTTAGTTGATTTTTGGGCCGTCTGGTGCGGTCCCTGTAAGATGATAGCCCCCATGCTGGAGGATATCGCCGGTGAATATTCGGGCCGCCTCAAGGTTGGTAAGATCAACGTCGATGAGCAGGGAGACCTGGCGGGACAGCACAATGTGGTGTCTATCCCGACCCTGGCTCTCTATAAGGGCGGCAAGATCCAGGCCCAAGCGGCCGGCGCTATGCCCAAGCATGAGATAGTGAATTTTTTCAAAGCCTTTATTTAG
- a CDS encoding acyl-[acyl-carrier-protein] thioesterase, with protein MDVYEESYPVGFTAVDESGYLSMAAAFDYFQEAAIRHAEALGVGRAPMAEIRQGWVLSRMSVLMEKRPRQEEQITVRTWPRGWEKLFAIRDFDILDRAGIPIVRARSCWLIVDIDKRRPLRPQATMEKLPLNEGRDSLADGGSSLETMEAAGYHPEKLGERRAAYSDIDFNGHMNNARYVQWIQDITDPDALTKAKAMRLDINYLNEIKLGETMEIRTVSVPQGTFIEGRRTGDGQAAFRAKLRLNPAV; from the coding sequence ATGGATGTTTATGAAGAAAGCTATCCCGTGGGTTTTACCGCGGTGGATGAATCCGGGTATTTAAGTATGGCGGCGGCTTTTGATTATTTTCAAGAGGCGGCCATACGGCACGCGGAGGCTTTGGGGGTTGGCAGGGCGCCCATGGCGGAAATCCGGCAGGGCTGGGTGCTTTCCCGGATGTCCGTATTGATGGAAAAGCGGCCCCGGCAGGAGGAGCAGATCACGGTCAGGACCTGGCCACGGGGCTGGGAAAAGCTTTTTGCCATCCGGGATTTTGATATACTGGATAGGGCGGGTATCCCTATTGTGCGGGCCAGAAGCTGCTGGCTCATAGTCGATATTGATAAGCGGCGGCCCCTGCGGCCCCAGGCAACAATGGAGAAGCTGCCCCTAAACGAGGGCCGGGACTCCCTTGCGGACGGAGGGAGCAGCCTGGAGACAATGGAAGCAGCGGGGTATCACCCGGAGAAGCTTGGGGAACGACGGGCGGCCTATTCGGATATAGACTTCAACGGACACATGAACAATGCCCGGTATGTCCAATGGATCCAGGATATCACCGACCCGGATGCCCTGACAAAAGCAAAAGCCATGCGGCTGGATATCAACTACCTGAACGAGATTAAACTGGGGGAAACCATGGAGATCCGGACCGTGTCAGTTCCCCAAGGCACATTCATTGAGGGGCGCCGGACCGGCGACGGGCAGGCGGCGTTCCGTGCGAAACTGCGGCTCAACCCTGCCGTTTAG
- a CDS encoding B12-binding domain-containing radical SAM protein has product MFDTMSDILLSTINAKWIHPSLALRLLKANLGALEPRCEILEFALRQPLAEKTAPILAARPRVLGISVSIWNHTATVELLKALDPVWADEGVPGGAAPRPIIVLGGPEASFLQPDAELFRYADYVIRGEGEIAFRELCTRILEPAPTAILPKFIDAPPVDPALIDPGYRLYTAEDLTRKLSYVEASRGCPFGCEFCLSSAAQWGRLNRRVREFPLDKFLGEMEILIARGARSFKFLDRTFNLDIERAGRILEFFLERLEPPMYVHFEMVPSRFPRELREALTRFPPGSLRLELGIQTLNRETAARIGRPVDPERELEVLDFLRRETQAIVHADLIAGLPGEDMASFARGFDRLWQVRPTEIQLGILKCLPGTAMNRHIEPFGMRFNPNPPYEVLETAVMPPEDLDRIKNFARFWELIVNRGVFPHELSALFPEGVPIFAPFMALSDRLLEQFGRNWGIDRRDLQSALK; this is encoded by the coding sequence TTGTTTGATACCATGTCCGACATACTCCTCTCTACAATCAATGCCAAGTGGATCCACCCCTCCCTGGCCCTGCGCCTCCTCAAGGCCAACCTGGGCGCCCTTGAGCCCCGCTGTGAAATCCTGGAATTTGCCCTGCGCCAGCCCTTGGCGGAAAAGACCGCCCCCATCCTGGCGGCCCGGCCCCGTGTTTTGGGTATCTCGGTCTCCATCTGGAACCATACCGCCACAGTGGAACTGCTGAAAGCCCTGGACCCGGTCTGGGCCGATGAAGGCGTCCCCGGCGGGGCCGCCCCTCGCCCAATCATTGTTCTGGGCGGTCCGGAGGCTTCCTTTCTGCAGCCGGACGCAGAGCTGTTCCGGTACGCGGATTACGTAATCCGCGGTGAAGGCGAGATAGCCTTCCGGGAGCTGTGCACCCGTATCCTGGAACCGGCGCCTACAGCCATTTTGCCCAAATTTATCGACGCGCCCCCTGTGGATCCTGCGCTCATCGATCCGGGGTACCGGCTCTACACCGCCGAAGACCTGACCCGGAAACTCAGCTATGTGGAAGCCTCCCGGGGCTGTCCCTTTGGCTGCGAGTTTTGTTTGAGCAGTGCGGCCCAATGGGGCCGCTTGAACCGGCGGGTGCGGGAATTTCCCCTGGACAAATTTCTTGGGGAAATGGAAATCCTGATCGCCCGGGGAGCGCGGAGTTTTAAATTTTTAGACCGGACCTTTAATCTGGATATAGAACGGGCAGGGCGGATCCTGGAATTTTTTCTGGAACGCCTGGAACCCCCCATGTACGTTCACTTCGAGATGGTCCCCTCTCGGTTCCCCCGGGAACTGCGGGAAGCGCTTACCCGGTTTCCCCCGGGAAGTCTCCGTTTGGAACTGGGAATACAGACCCTGAACAGGGAAACTGCGGCCCGTATCGGCAGGCCGGTGGATCCGGAACGGGAACTGGAAGTTCTGGATTTTTTGCGCCGGGAAACCCAGGCTATAGTTCACGCCGATCTTATTGCGGGGCTCCCCGGGGAGGATATGGCGTCCTTCGCCCGGGGCTTCGACCGGCTCTGGCAGGTCCGCCCCACGGAAATCCAACTTGGCATCCTAAAGTGTCTTCCCGGAACCGCCATGAACCGGCACATCGAACCCTTTGGGATGCGCTTTAACCCCAACCCGCCCTACGAAGTTCTGGAAACCGCAGTAATGCCCCCGGAGGATCTGGATCGGATCAAAAATTTCGCCCGGTTTTGGGAACTCATCGTCAACCGAGGTGTTTTTCCCCACGAGCTCAGCGCCCTGTTCCCGGAAGGCGTCCCAATATTTGCCCCCTTCATGGCCCTTTCGGATCGGCTCTTGGAGCAATTTGGCCGGAACTGGGGCATAGATCGCCGGGACCTCCAAAGCGCCTTGAAATAA
- a CDS encoding 5' nucleotidase, NT5C type produces MDESSFIIGVDLDGVVGDFYGAMRRIASEWLDKPLDALAEEVDYGLDQWGIAEFGGYDKLHRFAVTQRNLFRDMPPIKDAPAVLRKLSMHGIRIRIITHRLFLKYFHKTSITQTVDWLDSYDIPYWDICFMADKGAVGAHVYIDDSPDNVTRLREQGCHTIVFSNSTNRLLPGPRADTWQDVERLVLDAKEEWTTGTLDLFGAAGFRTK; encoded by the coding sequence ATGGACGAAAGTAGTTTTATTATCGGTGTTGATCTTGACGGTGTGGTAGGCGATTTCTACGGCGCCATGCGTCGTATCGCCTCTGAATGGCTCGACAAGCCCCTGGATGCCCTGGCGGAAGAAGTAGACTACGGCCTGGACCAGTGGGGCATCGCTGAATTCGGCGGCTACGATAAGCTTCACCGTTTCGCCGTAACCCAGCGCAACCTCTTCCGGGACATGCCCCCTATCAAGGACGCCCCGGCGGTATTACGGAAGCTCTCCATGCACGGCATCCGGATCCGTATCATCACCCACCGGCTCTTCCTCAAGTATTTCCACAAGACTTCGATTACCCAAACCGTGGACTGGCTCGATTCCTACGACATCCCCTACTGGGACATCTGTTTCATGGCGGACAAAGGCGCCGTGGGCGCCCACGTCTACATCGACGATTCCCCGGACAACGTTACCCGCCTGCGGGAACAGGGCTGCCATACCATCGTTTTCAGCAATTCTACCAACCGCCTTCTCCCGGGCCCCCGCGCCGACACATGGCAGGATGTGGAGCGCCTGGTATTGGACGCCAAGGAAGAATGGACCACCGGTACCCTGGACTTATTCGGCGCCGCAGGGTTCCGGACGAAATAG
- the glgX gene encoding glycogen debranching protein GlgX: MAFGHRSVEIGKALPLGAELTETGVNFSIFSRNATAVTLILFESDAPDSAYEEISLDKRKNKTGDIWHCHIRGLGALTQYLYRVDGPYIPEKGFRFNANKTLLDPYAKALTDLSNWDMTASVAYNADGVSNDLSFSYTDDIRTKPRCIVVDNSFDWQGDIPLNYPLRFSVLYETHVRGLTAHPNSGVKHPGTYRGVIEKIPFFKELGITSLEFLPIQEFYEGELSRKNPRTGKTLVNYWGYSTVAFFAPKGSYAWDKSPGGQVREFKEMVRELHKAGIEVILDIVFNHTAEGNEWGPSYSFRGLDNTLYYMLDANKRYYKNYSGCGNTVNCNHPVVRTFIISCLQYWVTEMHVDGFRFDLGSILGRDQNGQLMENPPLLERIAEEPVLSATKIIAEAWDAGGAYQVGWFPGGRWAEWNDRYRDEVRRYWRGDPHHVRHLATRLSGSSDLYLRDGRKPFHSINFLTSHDGFTLRDLVSYNGKHNDENGEENRDGGDNNSSYNYGAEGPSRDPNIENIRERQLKNFVTTLMISIGTPMLLGGDEFARTQGGNNNAYCQDNEISWYDWTLMEKNSGIFRFVKEMIAFRLRHHGFMRPEFYTGRDGNYNAIPDISWFDEKGAELDWEKTDPCLALRMDGSRADILADRDDNDFFIMFNSGAKQVKFKVCEPMAGKKWYLAVDTSLPSPDDFLSPGQERLLPDQDEYFLQSRSMVILLSKVM, from the coding sequence ATGGCATTTGGACATAGGAGCGTGGAAATAGGTAAGGCCCTTCCCTTGGGCGCGGAGCTGACCGAAACCGGGGTGAATTTTTCTATCTTTTCCCGGAACGCCACGGCGGTAACCCTGATCCTCTTTGAGTCCGATGCCCCGGACAGCGCCTATGAAGAGATATCCCTGGATAAACGTAAGAACAAGACCGGGGACATCTGGCACTGCCATATCCGGGGGCTTGGGGCGCTTACCCAGTATCTGTACCGGGTGGACGGCCCCTATATCCCGGAAAAGGGGTTCCGCTTCAATGCCAATAAGACCCTGCTGGACCCCTATGCCAAGGCCCTAACCGATCTTTCCAACTGGGATATGACTGCCTCGGTGGCCTACAACGCCGATGGAGTTTCCAATGACCTGTCTTTCTCTTACACCGATGATATTCGTACCAAGCCCCGGTGTATTGTTGTTGACAATAGCTTTGACTGGCAGGGTGATATTCCCCTTAACTACCCCCTGCGGTTCAGTGTCCTCTACGAAACCCATGTCCGGGGCCTGACGGCTCACCCCAATTCCGGGGTTAAGCATCCGGGAACCTACCGGGGGGTCATTGAGAAGATACCCTTCTTCAAGGAACTGGGAATAACCAGCCTGGAATTTCTCCCCATCCAGGAATTTTACGAGGGGGAACTTTCCCGGAAGAACCCACGGACCGGTAAAACCCTGGTGAATTACTGGGGTTATTCCACCGTCGCTTTTTTTGCCCCCAAGGGTTCCTACGCCTGGGATAAAAGCCCCGGAGGCCAGGTTCGGGAGTTTAAAGAAATGGTTAGGGAACTCCACAAGGCGGGTATCGAGGTGATCCTGGATATCGTGTTCAACCATACCGCCGAGGGTAACGAGTGGGGGCCCAGCTATTCCTTCCGCGGCCTGGACAACACCCTCTACTATATGCTGGATGCAAACAAACGGTATTACAAAAACTATTCCGGCTGCGGTAATACGGTAAACTGTAACCATCCGGTGGTGCGTACCTTTATTATCAGCTGCCTCCAGTACTGGGTTACGGAGATGCACGTGGACGGCTTCCGTTTCGACCTGGGTTCCATCCTGGGCCGGGACCAGAATGGCCAGCTTATGGAGAACCCCCCCCTGCTGGAGCGTATCGCCGAGGAGCCCGTGCTGAGCGCCACCAAGATCATCGCCGAAGCCTGGGATGCCGGCGGCGCGTACCAGGTAGGCTGGTTCCCCGGCGGCCGCTGGGCAGAATGGAACGACCGCTACCGGGACGAGGTACGCCGTTACTGGCGGGGGGACCCCCATCATGTGCGTCACCTGGCCACCCGGCTTTCCGGCAGCTCCGACCTGTACCTCCGGGATGGGAGGAAGCCCTTCCATTCGATAAACTTCCTCACCAGCCACGACGGCTTCACCCTGCGGGATCTGGTGTCCTACAACGGTAAGCACAATGACGAAAACGGCGAGGAAAACCGGGACGGGGGGGACAATAATTCCAGTTATAACTACGGCGCCGAGGGACCAAGCCGGGATCCGAACATAGAAAATATTCGGGAACGGCAGCTTAAAAATTTTGTGACCACCCTGATGATCTCCATAGGGACCCCCATGCTTTTAGGGGGCGATGAATTTGCCCGGACCCAGGGGGGCAACAACAACGCCTATTGTCAGGATAACGAAATCTCCTGGTACGACTGGACCTTAATGGAAAAGAACAGCGGCATCTTCCGTTTTGTAAAGGAGATGATAGCCTTCCGCCTGCGGCACCACGGTTTTATGCGCCCGGAATTCTACACCGGCCGGGACGGCAACTACAACGCCATTCCGGATATCTCGTGGTTTGACGAAAAGGGCGCTGAGCTGGATTGGGAAAAAACCGATCCCTGCCTGGCGCTGCGTATGGACGGCAGCCGGGCGGATATTCTGGCGGACCGGGACGACAATGATTTCTTTATCATGTTCAATTCCGGGGCCAAGCAGGTTAAGTTTAAGGTCTGCGAACCCATGGCGGGGAAAAAATGGTACCTCGCGGTGGATACCAGCCTTCCCAGCCCGGACGATTTTCTGAGCCCGGGTCAGGAACGGCTCCTGCCGGATCAGGATGAATATTTTCTGCAGAGCCGCAGCATGGTGATACTCCTGTCCAAGGTAATGTAA
- a CDS encoding leucyl-tRNA--protein transferase, which produces MILSQDDPHAIVDAMLAVDYDEEFCLALEFDPPFVARLMKAGFLVMSTFLEEDPSDSGPSDSGPSDQGPSDQSPAQYILLPKLHLERSVLLFPELHVKKSIRPFLSRYELRVDGVPASELRDMRSLFALSPGPDSDFGFIMERCVEVHDDAWLTAPLRRAIGQIHADPDLPVRPISFGVYRDGILKAGEFGILAGKVYTSYSGYYDEDNAGMVQLVLTAKYLESLGAPFWDLGMPLDYKDLLGARNIDPFQFVELFRNGQL; this is translated from the coding sequence ATGATACTTTCCCAGGACGATCCCCATGCTATTGTCGACGCCATGCTGGCGGTGGACTATGACGAGGAATTCTGTCTGGCCCTGGAATTCGATCCCCCCTTTGTTGCCCGGCTTATGAAGGCGGGCTTTTTAGTCATGTCCACATTCCTGGAGGAGGATCCGTCGGACTCTGGTCCGTCGGACTCTGGTCCGTCGGACCAAGGTCCGTCAGACCAGAGTCCGGCGCAGTACATCCTGCTCCCCAAGCTTCACCTGGAACGCTCAGTATTGCTTTTTCCGGAGCTGCACGTAAAAAAATCCATCCGCCCATTTCTGTCCCGGTATGAACTGCGGGTGGACGGGGTTCCCGCATCGGAACTGCGGGACATGCGGTCCCTGTTTGCCCTGTCTCCGGGACCGGATTCGGACTTTGGTTTCATCATGGAACGCTGTGTGGAGGTCCACGATGACGCATGGCTTACCGCGCCCCTGCGCCGGGCCATAGGGCAAATCCACGCCGATCCGGATCTTCCGGTACGGCCCATTTCCTTCGGAGTATACCGGGACGGCATCCTCAAGGCGGGCGAATTCGGCATCCTCGCAGGAAAGGTGTACACCAGCTATTCCGGCTATTACGATGAGGATAACGCCGGGATGGTTCAGTTGGTTCTTACCGCAAAATACCTCGAAAGCCTGGGGGCGCCCTTCTGGGATCTGGGTATGCCCCTGGATTATAAGGATCTCCTCGGGGCGCGGAATATCGATCCTTTTCAGTTTGTTGAGCTATTCCGAAATGGGCAACTGTGA